One window of Gavia stellata isolate bGavSte3 chromosome Z, bGavSte3.hap2, whole genome shotgun sequence genomic DNA carries:
- the SELENOP gene encoding selenoprotein P isoform X1 has translation MWAGLGLVLALCLLPGGGTEIQNCKEPPEWRIGEENPMLNSRGSVTVVALLQASUYLCLLQASRLEDLRVKLENEGLVNISYVVVNHQGTSSQRKFHLLKESVSDSITVYQQDEQQADVWATLNGNKDDFLIYDRCGRLVYHLGLPYSFLSFQYVEESIKIAYCENKCGNCSYMEHDIDGVCENITKKADEKLAEIEPTPTGQHSHHHNLHRHRQHHHHRESSRHSKNENHQAPSETQRHHPHSGRRHRVLGRTRHDQTGSHEHVDTVPPGESVEITQDKKLUKKGKTSCKKQLTUNWQTASDLTSSSUCCHCRHLLFEELGNSVTUQCRGALPNSCRUHGQLSAEDITESUQURLLTAAUQSPAAGASETSDTUQUQEKARNUAUKTN, from the exons AtgtgggcagggctggggctaGTTCTGGCTCTCTGTCTCCTCCCAGGAGGAGGGACAGAGATCCAGAACTGCAAGGAGCCCCCAGAATGGCGTATTGGGGAGGAGAACCCAATGCTGAACTCTAGGGGCTCTGTGACAGTGGTGGCTCTCCTTCAAGCTAGCTGATACTTGTGCCTGCTGCAGGCTTCCAG ATTGGAGGACCTGCGAGTGAAGTTAGAGAATGAAGGACTGGTCAATATCTCGTATGTGGTTGTCAACCATCAGGGAACTTCCTCCCAGAGGAAATTCCACCTACTGAAAGAAAGTGTTTCAGACTCTATTACTGTCTACCAGCAAGATGAACAGCAAGCTGATGTCTGGGCTACCTTAAATGGGAATAAAGATGACTTTCTCATCTATGACAG ATGCGGCCGTCTGGTGTATCATCTGGGTCTGCCCTATTCCTTCCTGTCTTTCCAATATGTAGAAGAATCTATTAAGATTGCATACTGTGAAAACAAGTGTGGAAACTGCTCTTACATG GAACATGATATTGATGGTGTATGTGAAAACATCActaaaaaagcagatgaaaagctAGCAGAGATAGAACCCACACCAACTGGTCAACATTCACATCACCACAACCTGCACAGACATAGACAACACCACCACCATCGGGAGAGCAGTCGTCATTCCAAAAATGAGAACCATCAGGCTCCTTCTGAAACTCAAAGACATCATCCTCACAGTGGTCGGCGTCATAGAGTTTTAGGCCGCACCAGACATGATCAGACAGGTAGTCATGAACATGTAGACACTGTTCCTCCAGGAGAAAGTGTGGAAATTACACAAGAtaaaaagctatgaaaaaaagggaagaccAGCTGTAAAAAACAGTTAACTTGAAATTGGCAGACAGCATCAGACTTAACTTCTAGTAGCTGATGCTGTCATTGTCGACACCTTTTGTTTGAAGAGCTAGGAAATTCTGTCACTTGACAGTGTCGTGGAGCACTTCCAAATTCTTGCAGGTGACATGGCCAGCTGTCAGCAGAGGACATCACTGAATCTTGACAGTGACGTCTGCTCACTGCTGCCTGACAGtcaccagcagcaggagcaagtGAAACTAGTGACACCTGACAGTGacaggaaaaagcaagaaactgAGCCTGAAAAACAAACTAA
- the SELENOP gene encoding selenoprotein P isoform X2 — protein sequence MWAGLGLVLALCLLPGGGTEIQNCKEPPEWRIGEENPMLNSRGSVTVVALLQASUYLCLLQASRLEDLRVKLENEGLVNISYVVVNHQGTSSQRKFHLLKESVSDSITVYQQDEQQADVWATLNGNKDDFLIYDRCGRLVYHLGLPYSFLSFQYVEESIKIAYCENKCGNCSYMEHDIDGVCENITKKADEKLAEIEPTPTGQHSHHHNLHRHRQHHHHRESSRHSKNENHQAPSETQRHHPHSGRRHRVLGRTRHDQTGSHEHVDTVPPGESVEITQDKKLUKKGKTSCKKQLTUNWQTASDLTSSSUCCHCRHLLFEELGNSVTUQCRGALPNSCRUHGQLSAEDITESUQURLLTAAUQSPAAGASETSDTUQUQEKARN from the exons AtgtgggcagggctggggctaGTTCTGGCTCTCTGTCTCCTCCCAGGAGGAGGGACAGAGATCCAGAACTGCAAGGAGCCCCCAGAATGGCGTATTGGGGAGGAGAACCCAATGCTGAACTCTAGGGGCTCTGTGACAGTGGTGGCTCTCCTTCAAGCTAGCTGATACTTGTGCCTGCTGCAGGCTTCCAG ATTGGAGGACCTGCGAGTGAAGTTAGAGAATGAAGGACTGGTCAATATCTCGTATGTGGTTGTCAACCATCAGGGAACTTCCTCCCAGAGGAAATTCCACCTACTGAAAGAAAGTGTTTCAGACTCTATTACTGTCTACCAGCAAGATGAACAGCAAGCTGATGTCTGGGCTACCTTAAATGGGAATAAAGATGACTTTCTCATCTATGACAG ATGCGGCCGTCTGGTGTATCATCTGGGTCTGCCCTATTCCTTCCTGTCTTTCCAATATGTAGAAGAATCTATTAAGATTGCATACTGTGAAAACAAGTGTGGAAACTGCTCTTACATG GAACATGATATTGATGGTGTATGTGAAAACATCActaaaaaagcagatgaaaagctAGCAGAGATAGAACCCACACCAACTGGTCAACATTCACATCACCACAACCTGCACAGACATAGACAACACCACCACCATCGGGAGAGCAGTCGTCATTCCAAAAATGAGAACCATCAGGCTCCTTCTGAAACTCAAAGACATCATCCTCACAGTGGTCGGCGTCATAGAGTTTTAGGCCGCACCAGACATGATCAGACAGGTAGTCATGAACATGTAGACACTGTTCCTCCAGGAGAAAGTGTGGAAATTACACAAGAtaaaaagctatgaaaaaaagggaagaccAGCTGTAAAAAACAGTTAACTTGAAATTGGCAGACAGCATCAGACTTAACTTCTAGTAGCTGATGCTGTCATTGTCGACACCTTTTGTTTGAAGAGCTAGGAAATTCTGTCACTTGACAGTGTCGTGGAGCACTTCCAAATTCTTGCAGGTGACATGGCCAGCTGTCAGCAGAGGACATCACTGAATCTTGACAGTGACGTCTGCTCACTGCTGCCTGACAGtcaccagcagcaggagcaagtGAAACTAGTGACACCTGACAGTGacaggaaaaagcaagaaactgA